Sequence from the Azospirillum formosense genome:
GCAGCCCCATCAGGTAGTTGCCGGTCGCCATGGCCGCCGGCTGCGGGTCCGCCGGGGGAAGCTCCAGCGCCCGCCCGGTCACCCCGTCGAACAGCAGGCGCTCCGTCGCGGCGCCGCGCCCGATGGAGTCGGACTCCGCGGGCCGCAACTCGATGGTGGCGTTGGCCCGGCCGGGGTTGGTGACGGTCAGGCTCCCCACCCCGCCACGGTCGGCCCAGCGCCGGTCGGCCTCGGCGAGCAGCGGCGCCACCGACGTCAGCGGGGCGGCCTGCGGCGCCGGACGCGGCGGAGGCGGCGCGCGGCGGAAGCCGCTTTCGGCGAAATAGGCCTGCCGGTTGCCGTCATAGGCGAGGTCGACCGCCCAGGGCATCAGCATCGTCATGAACAGCAGCAGGCCCGAATAGGTGATCATCAGGTGGAAGGGCAGCGCCAGCACCGCCGCCGCGACATGCCCGTCCATCCAGGAGCGCAGCGCCGACTTCTCCGGCCGGAACGTGAAGAAATCTTTGAAGATGCGGCGGTGGGTGATGATGCCGCTGACGATGGCGACCAGCATCGCCATGGTGGCGATGCCGACGATCCAGCGGGCGGTCTCGCGCGGCATCCCGTACAGCTCGAAATGGAAGCGGTAGAGGAAGTTGCCGCCCGCCGTCTCGCGCGGCTCCAGCACCGCGCCGGTCCCGGCGTCGAGCGTGGCGCGCTTCAGCGCGGCGCGGTCGTTCGGCTTGGCGTCCGCCGGGCGCCAGGACACCGACACGGCGGGCGACCGCTCGCCGGGCAGCGAGATGGTCCACTGCGCCGCGTCGGGGGCGATCTGGCCCATGCGCTCCACCGCCCGCACGGCGGTCCCGGCGTCGGGGACGGAGCCGTGAAGCTCCGGCTGCATCCAGACCGTCACCTCCTGCCGGAAATAGGCGATGGTGCCGGTCAGGAAGACGGCGAACAGCAGCCAGCCGAGCAGAAGCCCCGACCAGGTGTGCAGCCACGCCATGGACTGGCGGAACCCGTCCTTCATGACGGCGCCCCCGCTTGCAGGCCGTGCAGCAGCCAGGTTCCGCCGCCCAGAAGCAGCGTCGGCGCCAGCAGGCCGGGCCACACCCGCCGCGACCGGACGGAGAAGGCCCAGACGATGGCCCCGGCGTGGATGGCGAAGGACAGCATGGTGGCGGTGTGGACCGCCTCCGCCCGCGGCATCGGCAGGGCGAGGGCCAGGAACATCGCCGCCGCCGCCGCCAGCGCGTAGCCGCCGCCGATGCCGGCCAGGCCGCGGGACGCCACGTCCAGGCGCCGCTGCCCGTCCGGCCCGAACCTCAGCCGGGAAGAAAGAGTCGTCATGAGAAGGGTCACCCAAGCGTTCAGGACGGTCCGCCGCGTGGCCCCGGGGTTGCTCCGGCGGCGAGCAGGGCGTCCGATCCGGCCCCCGCGTCACGCACGCCGGTCATCATCGTGGAAACGGGGCAAGGCGTCCATAGAAATGAGAATGACTCGCATTCTCTAACACGTCAAGTCCCCGGCAGGCAGGCCCGGCCTGGGCGCGATGGACCAAAAAAACAGTTCCAGACAGCGCTATCGCGATTTAAACTATACTTGTTTTATAGATTTATGGTGAGCGTCCCGATGTTCCGCATCGCCTCAGCCGTGAGCTTCGGCCTGACCGCCCTGTCCATCGGCACGCTGTCCACGCTGCTGCTGTGGAGCGTCACGGCGCAGTGGCCGCATTGGACCCGCCATGGCGAGCCGCTGGCCTGGTTCAACATCGGCTATGGGCTGGAGCGGCTGGGCCTCGATCTGGCCTGGGTGGAGGCCTGCCGCGCCGACCCGTCCTGGCAGACGTTCCACCGCGCCGCCAGCTGGGTTCTCGGCGGCAACCTGACCATTGGCCTGCTGGTGGCGGCGGCGGTGCTGATCCCGCTGTCGGTCCGGGGGGCGAACGCCGTCGAGCGCACGCTCCTCCGCCGCTCCTAAGTGTGAGGTCGATTCGACGCGGCCCCCACCCCGGCCCTCCCCCGCTGACGCGGGAGAGGGAGATTGGTCCCCTCCCCTGCGCCAGCGGGGGAGGGTTAGGGAGGGGGCAACACGCCCCCCACACCTACCAGCTCCCGGCAAGGCCCAGCAATTCCAGCGCCTTGTGGCGCAGCTCCACCAGCACCGGGTCGTCGCGGTGGCGGGGATAGGGGCGGTCGACGGCGATCTCCGCCTTGATGCGGGCCGGGCGCTCGCTGAACACGATGACGCGGGTGGCCATCAGCAGAGCCTCCTCCACATCGTGGGTCACCAGCAGGGCGGTGAAGCCAGCGCGCCGCCACAGCGCGACGATCTCGCCCTGCATCTGGATGCGGGTCAGGCTGTCGAGCTTGCCCAGCGGCTCGTCCAGCACCAGCAGGCGCGGGTCGTTGACCAGCGCGCGGGCCAGCGCCGCGCGCTGCGCCATGCCGCCGGAGAGCTGGTGCGGATAGGCCTTGGCGAAGCCGTCCAGCCCGACCAGCCGCAACGCCTCGTCCACGCGGTTGCGCCGCTGGCGCAGCACGCCCTGCGCCTCCAGCCCCAGCGCCACATTGTCCCAGACGGTGCGCCAGGGGTAGAGGGTCGGGTCCTGGAAGACCACCACCCGCGACGGGTGCGGCCCGGTGATCGGCAGCCCGTCGGCCAGGATCCGCCCCGCGCGGGGCGGCTCAAGCCCGGCGACCAGACGCAGCAGCGTGGACTTGCCGCAGCCCGACGGGCCGAGCAGCGCCACGAACTCGCCCGGCCTGGCGTGCAGGCCGACCGTATCCAGCACGGGCAGCGGCGCGCCGTGCAGGTCGAAGGCGTGGCTGACGCCCTGGACCTCAAGCTCCAGACCGGCCGGCAACTCCTGTTCCAGCGCTACCATTTCAGCAATCCCTTCTGCCAGGCGAGCAGCCGGTCGCGCGCCTTGAACAGCAGCGTGACGAGG
This genomic interval carries:
- a CDS encoding ABC transporter ATP-binding protein, with protein sequence MVALEQELPAGLELEVQGVSHAFDLHGAPLPVLDTVGLHARPGEFVALLGPSGCGKSTLLRLVAGLEPPRAGRILADGLPITGPHPSRVVVFQDPTLYPWRTVWDNVALGLEAQGVLRQRRNRVDEALRLVGLDGFAKAYPHQLSGGMAQRAALARALVNDPRLLVLDEPLGKLDSLTRIQMQGEIVALWRRAGFTALLVTHDVEEALLMATRVIVFSERPARIKAEIAVDRPYPRHRDDPVLVELRHKALELLGLAGSW
- a CDS encoding DUF3649 domain-containing protein, whose product is MTTLSSRLRFGPDGQRRLDVASRGLAGIGGGYALAAAAAMFLALALPMPRAEAVHTATMLSFAIHAGAIVWAFSVRSRRVWPGLLAPTLLLGGGTWLLHGLQAGAPS
- a CDS encoding PepSY-associated TM helix domain-containing protein; translated protein: MKDGFRQSMAWLHTWSGLLLGWLLFAVFLTGTIAYFRQEVTVWMQPELHGSVPDAGTAVRAVERMGQIAPDAAQWTISLPGERSPAVSVSWRPADAKPNDRAALKRATLDAGTGAVLEPRETAGGNFLYRFHFELYGMPRETARWIVGIATMAMLVAIVSGIITHRRIFKDFFTFRPEKSALRSWMDGHVAAAVLALPFHLMITYSGLLLFMTMLMPWAVDLAYDGNRQAYFAESGFRRAPPPPRPAPQAAPLTSVAPLLAEADRRWADRGGVGSLTVTNPGRANATIELRPAESDSIGRGAATERLLFDGVTGRALELPPADPQPAAMATGNYLMGLHLARFAGPGMRWLFFVSGVAGTVMVGSGLILWVVKRRSQRGRADTWADGPEPFGHRLADRLNIGVVAGLPLAVAAYFWANRLLPAGLEERAGWEIGVFFLAWAAALLHAPLRPSRRGWAEQLWAGAALFVLLPLLNLATAAGHLGNSLPAGNWLLAGFDLTALAFGLLLGFAARKVGRGAFARKAAPAPVLPAGAVVEESA